A single region of the Manihot esculenta cultivar AM560-2 chromosome 12, M.esculenta_v8, whole genome shotgun sequence genome encodes:
- the LOC110627830 gene encoding cytochrome P450 CYP82D47 — translation MDFSSNFISILGVVALLLLYNQWRSRKYSSKGQPLPPQVPGALPIIGHLHQLGARKPFARILGDIADKHGPIFSIKLGIHRTVVVSNQHILKEFFTTNDKFLASRPSNRLAKYLAYNGAAFGFTPYNSYWRDVRKLAMVEVLSVQRLKLFKDVRTSEVSHLVNDLFKKFKENKSNPIKVNIGELLAHLVLNIMTRMVAGKRYFEGDNNGHDEKGRPIGQVMRDVMYAAGAFVPSDMIPFLGWTDFFGPVKTMKKVSKELDSILEVWVQEHELRRLNGGAQTNRDFIDVLLNSVKDDSTFGHSREIVIKATIQTLIFAGFDTTALTMTWMLANLLNNRRELELAQEEIDQKIGRERPVEESDIENLVYLKAITKETLRLYPTVPMGVPRESMEDCTLFGYHIPKGTRLLTNLWKLHRDPSIWTNPEEFKPDRFLTTHAGVDILGQNFELIPFGSGRRSCPGLNFAMQVILLGMAKLLQGFNFTTPNNEPVDMTESLNLTLSNVTPLEVMVSPRLAPEFYQY, via the exons ATGGATTtctcttcaaattttatatCAATTCTAGGAGTTGTAGCTCTACTCCTACTCTATAACCAATGGAGGTCAAGGAAATATAGCAGTAAGGGGCAGCCTTTACCCCCACAAGTGCCTGGTGCCCTACCAATTATAGGTCACCTTCATCAGCTTGGTGCCAGGAAACCATTTGCCCGAATCTTGGGTGATATAGCTGATAAACATGGCCCTATCTTCTCCATCAAGCTGGGGATTCACCGCACAGTGGTGGTCAGCAATCAACATATACTGAAAGAGTTCTTCACAACAAATGACAAGTTCTTAGCTTCACGCCCATCAAATAGACTAGCAAAGTACCTAGCCTACAACGGTGCAGCCTTTGGTTTCACGCCTTACAATTCCTATTGGCGCGACGTGCGTAAGCTCGCCATGGTCGAGGTCCTCTCCGTACAGAGGCTAAAGTTGTTCAAGGATGTTCGAACATCTGAAGTGAGTCATTTAGTCAATGATTTGTTcaagaaattcaaagaaaacaagAGCAATCCAATCAAGGTTAACATTGGCGAATTGCTTGCACATTTGGTGCTGAATATAATGACAAGAATGGTGGCCGGGAAGCGATACTTCGAAGGTGACAATAATGGACATGATGAAAAGGGACGTCCCATTGGACAAGTCATGAGGGACGTCATGTATGCTGCTGGTGCTTTTGTTCCTTCAGACATGATTCCATTTCTAGGATGGACAGATTTTTTTGGTCCTGTCAAAACTATGAAGAAGGTTAGCAAGGAATTAGATTCCATTTTGGAAGTTTGGGTTCAAGAACATGAGTTGAGAAGGCTTAACGGTGGGGCGCAGACCAATCGCGATTTCATAGATGTTTTGCTCAATTCAGTTAAGGACGATTCCACGTTCGGCCATTCCCGGGAAATTGTTATCAAAGCAACGATACAG ACTCTTATATTCGCTGGGTTTGATACAACAGCCCTCACCATGACATGGATGTTGGCTAATTTGTTGAACAACAGGAGAGAACTGGAGCTTGCCCAAGAGGAAATAGATCAGAAAATTGGGAGGGAAAGACCTGTAGAGGAATCCGACATCGAAAACTTAGTGTACCTTAAAGCAATCACGAAAGAAACACTGAGATTATACCCAACAGTGCCCATGGGAGTTCCTCGAGAATCAATGGAAGATTGCACCCTTTTCGGATACCATATTCCGAAGGGTACTCGTCTTTTGACAAATTTGTGGAAGTTGCACCGAGACCCGAGTATATGGACGAATCCTGAGGAGTTCAAGCCTGATAGATTTCTGACAACCCATGCAGGAGTAGACATTTTGGGTCAGAATTTCGAGCTCATACCATTTGGTTCGGGTAGAAGGTCTTGTCCAGGTCTCAATTTTGCTATGCAAGTGATACTGCTTGGAATGGCTAAGCTGCTTCAAGGATTTAATTTCACAACACCAAACAATGAACCTGTGGACATGACTGAAAGTTTGAATCTCACCTTGTCTAATGTAACTCCTCTGGAAGTTATGGTCAGTCCTCGTCTCGCTCCTGAGTTTTACCAATATTAA